A stretch of the Nitrospirota bacterium genome encodes the following:
- the prcB gene encoding proteasome subunit beta, with translation MNLPFFPDHDNSSFFDLLMKQRPEFASGIYGRSRATERAPESSGGGPALPVPQGTTVLALKYREGVVMAGDRRATEGFQIADRRIEKVFRIDEHSAMAIAGAAGPCIEMAKLFQTELEHYEKLEGVPLSCEGKANKLGQMVKANLPMVFQGLVVVPLYAGYDFAREEGRIFKYDITGGRYEESDYHAVGSGGKDARNTMREHFRKNLSEDEAIKLALLALYNAADEDVGTGGPDLIRGIFPTVKTVSAAGIADVPEQRIRGLYDELIANRGV, from the coding sequence ATGAACCTGCCGTTTTTCCCTGACCACGATAACTCCAGTTTCTTCGACCTGTTGATGAAACAGCGGCCGGAGTTCGCCTCCGGTATCTACGGCCGTAGTCGGGCGACAGAGCGGGCGCCCGAGTCATCGGGCGGCGGCCCCGCACTGCCCGTCCCTCAGGGCACGACGGTGCTGGCGCTCAAGTACCGGGAGGGCGTCGTCATGGCCGGGGATCGGCGGGCCACCGAGGGATTTCAGATCGCGGACCGCCGCATCGAAAAAGTCTTCCGGATCGACGAACACAGCGCCATGGCCATCGCGGGCGCCGCCGGTCCGTGCATCGAGATGGCCAAGCTGTTTCAGACCGAGCTGGAACATTACGAGAAGTTGGAGGGCGTCCCCCTCTCGTGCGAAGGCAAGGCCAACAAGCTGGGGCAGATGGTCAAGGCCAACCTGCCGATGGTGTTCCAGGGCCTCGTCGTGGTGCCGCTCTACGCCGGCTACGACTTCGCCAGGGAGGAGGGGCGGATCTTCAAGTACGACATTACCGGCGGGCGATATGAAGAATCCGACTATCACGCCGTCGGCTCGGGCGGCAAGGATGCGCGCAACACGATGCGGGAGCATTTTCGCAAGAACCTCTCCGAGGACGAAGCCATCAAGCTGGCGCTCCTGGCCCTGTACAACGCGGCGGATGAAGACGTGGGAACCGGCGGGCCGGATCTCATCCGGGGGATTTTCCCGACGGTCAAGACCGTCAGCGCCGCGGGCATCGCCGACGTGCCGGAGCAGAGGATTCGGGGCCTGTACGACGAGTTGATCGCAAATCGTGGAGTGTAG
- a CDS encoding peptidoglycan DD-metalloendopeptidase family protein: MRLRPAVPVAIALAWTVIAAPPLPAEKERHDPITQKIERERKTLEQLKGKIEEKRKRADEAEKQRESILQGIQTLDERLMRYRQERQEIDRKLKKKDRELEEINAQLADLRSRIDERRDAILARLRVQYTEGRFGYLKALLGADSYGDLQRRFQYLSAVSRREYEVMKTYRADVARTEQAERQRAEARAGLAAYKESTERKLNEIRELQKEKRVLLAKITQQKESYERAVEELERSAARVDGLLRELEQRRKAAAARPPAGGLAPRGFKGTLPWPADGQVVSFFGRQKHPTFETYIQRKGIEIRTQEGSTIRAVMGGTVAYADWLKGYGLVIILDHANGFFSLYAHASKILAGVGERVEAGQTIGETGDTGMTGENTLYFELREGAEPVDPLLWLAKRP, encoded by the coding sequence GTGAGGCTACGACCTGCAGTTCCGGTCGCCATTGCGCTCGCGTGGACGGTGATCGCGGCTCCGCCGCTTCCGGCCGAGAAGGAGCGACACGATCCCATCACGCAAAAGATCGAGCGGGAACGCAAAACCCTGGAGCAGCTCAAGGGTAAGATCGAGGAAAAACGGAAGCGGGCGGACGAAGCCGAGAAGCAGCGGGAGTCGATCTTGCAGGGTATTCAGACCCTCGACGAACGGCTCATGCGCTATCGTCAGGAACGGCAGGAGATCGACCGCAAGCTCAAAAAAAAGGATCGGGAGTTGGAAGAGATCAACGCGCAGTTGGCCGACCTGCGGTCCAGGATCGATGAGCGCCGGGACGCCATTCTCGCCAGACTCCGTGTACAATATACCGAAGGGCGATTCGGGTATCTCAAGGCGCTGCTCGGCGCCGACTCCTATGGCGATTTGCAGCGGCGCTTTCAGTACCTGTCGGCCGTGTCCCGTCGGGAATACGAGGTGATGAAAACCTATCGCGCGGATGTCGCCCGTACCGAGCAGGCGGAACGTCAGCGCGCCGAGGCCAGGGCAGGACTGGCGGCGTATAAGGAAAGCACGGAGCGCAAGCTGAACGAGATCCGGGAGCTACAGAAGGAAAAGCGCGTACTGCTAGCGAAGATCACGCAGCAGAAAGAGTCGTATGAGCGGGCGGTCGAAGAGCTGGAGCGGTCGGCGGCCCGGGTGGACGGCCTCCTGCGGGAATTGGAGCAACGCCGCAAAGCGGCGGCGGCCCGCCCGCCCGCCGGGGGGCTGGCGCCTCGGGGATTCAAGGGGACTCTGCCCTGGCCCGCCGACGGCCAAGTCGTCTCGTTCTTCGGGCGGCAGAAACACCCGACCTTCGAGACGTACATTCAGCGCAAGGGGATCGAAATTCGAACCCAGGAAGGGAGTACGATTCGGGCGGTCATGGGCGGCACGGTTGCGTACGCCGACTGGTTGAAAGGGTACGGGCTTGTCATTATCCTAGACCATGCCAACGGATTTTTTTCCCTCTACGCCCATGCCTCCAAGATCCTGGCCGGCGTCGGCGAACGGGTCGAGGCGGGGCAGACGATCGGGGAGACCGGCGATACCGGAATGACGGGAGAGAATACGCTCTATTTTGAACTGCGCGAAGGAGCGGAACCTGTCGATCCGCTCCTGTGGTTGGCGAAACGACCGTAG
- a CDS encoding helix-hairpin-helix domain-containing protein, which yields MSENNRRLSSLFHSIADLLAAHRANPYRIRAYRRAADSVAALHEDIADIAQRGELKEIPGIGRDLAAKIREYLATGAIRSYEDLKTPLPDEVADWSTLPGLSESAVSYLYFRLGIRTLADLESLVRSHLLRTLPGLTVREEELLNAIRARRLD from the coding sequence ATGTCGGAGAACAACCGTCGGCTCAGTTCACTGTTCCATTCGATCGCGGACCTACTCGCCGCGCATCGGGCGAACCCGTATCGAATCCGGGCGTACCGTCGCGCCGCCGACTCGGTCGCCGCTCTCCATGAAGACATCGCGGACATCGCGCAGCGGGGAGAGTTGAAGGAAATACCGGGGATCGGTCGAGACCTGGCGGCGAAGATCCGTGAATACCTTGCCACCGGCGCGATCCGGTCGTACGAGGATCTGAAAACCCCTTTGCCGGACGAGGTCGCCGATTGGTCAACGTTGCCGGGACTGTCGGAATCGGCGGTCAGTTATCTCTATTTCCGTCTGGGGATTCGGACGCTGGCCGATCTCGAATCCCTGGTCCGGTCCCATCTGCTGCGGACACTTCCCGGCCTGACCGTGCGGGAAGAGGAGTTGCTGAACGCCATCCGGGCGCGCCGACTGGACTGA
- the thiE gene encoding thiamine phosphate synthase, which translates to MPSVDFRLYLLTDRLQTGGRPLVPLLSQAIDAGVSAVQLRERDLGTRALLALAQEVHTLTRERGAKLFINDRVDLVNVVEAAGVHLRASSLPVAAARRILGPERLIGVSTHSADEAVRAEADGADFAVLGPIYDTPSKRGYGPPIGIGTLEDACRRCRIPVFAIGGITPPRASEVRRAGAFGVAVISAVLGAEDVGDAVRRLANAVTSSV; encoded by the coding sequence ATGCCTTCCGTTGATTTCCGCCTCTATCTGCTCACCGACCGCCTGCAGACCGGCGGTCGTCCCCTGGTTCCTCTGCTCAGTCAGGCGATCGACGCGGGAGTGTCCGCGGTTCAGTTGCGGGAGCGGGACCTCGGCACGCGCGCGCTTCTCGCACTCGCACAAGAAGTCCATACGCTCACTCGGGAGCGTGGAGCGAAATTATTCATCAACGACCGCGTCGATCTTGTGAACGTGGTGGAAGCCGCGGGCGTGCATCTGCGGGCCAGCAGCCTGCCGGTGGCCGCCGCGCGCCGGATCCTGGGACCGGAGCGGTTGATCGGCGTCTCGACTCATTCGGCCGACGAGGCGGTGCGGGCCGAGGCCGACGGCGCCGACTTCGCCGTGCTCGGCCCGATCTACGACACGCCGTCGAAGCGCGGGTACGGACCGCCGATCGGGATCGGGACGCTCGAGGACGCCTGCCGTCGGTGTCGGATTCCGGTCTTTGCCATCGGAGGCATCACGCCGCCGCGGGCGTCTGAAGTCCGGCGGGCCGGCGCATTCGGCGTCGCGGTCATTTCAGCCGTGCTCGGAGCCGAAGATGTCGGCGATGCCGTCCGTCGGCTCGCGAACGCCGTGACATCTTCGGTGTGA
- a CDS encoding S41 family peptidase gives MEQQLRRRSWYLGPMVVVALLMGVLIGKGWERTGHATETYEELKTFSEVLTQIQKHYVEETKVKDLVQGAIRGMLATLDPHSAYMTPEMYKEMQVETKGEFGGVGIQIGVKDNRLAVIAPIEGTPAYRAGIKAGDFITKVNDEPTKDLTLMDAVQKMRGPKGTKVSLTIQRDGVQDPLVFTLVRDIIKIESVKSKVIDNNIGYIRLTQFQESTAKDLSRVLKQFREQKLQSTILDLRNNPGGLLTTAVDVSEQFVGNGKLIVYIKGRDGRKDEYFSRIKEPIDDSPMIVLVNEGSASASEIVAGALQDWGRAVIVGTTTFGKGSVQTILPLGDGSGLRLTTAKYYTPKGRSIQSTGITPDIIVKPQPTTVAKASEKEEGNPKAKPSAGKESLPQPKTPDDPTRKNGSGGSNPGQDPGTETSLEDDVQLQKAVELLKTWKIFKELRPST, from the coding sequence ATGGAACAGCAACTGCGGCGTCGATCTTGGTATCTGGGGCCAATGGTCGTGGTCGCACTCTTAATGGGTGTGCTGATCGGGAAAGGCTGGGAACGGACCGGCCACGCCACGGAGACCTATGAGGAGTTGAAGACCTTCTCCGAAGTGCTGACCCAGATTCAGAAACACTATGTCGAAGAAACGAAAGTCAAGGACTTGGTGCAGGGCGCCATCCGCGGCATGCTTGCCACACTGGACCCGCACTCGGCCTACATGACGCCCGAAATGTACAAGGAGATGCAGGTCGAGACCAAAGGCGAGTTCGGCGGGGTCGGCATCCAGATCGGGGTGAAAGACAACCGCCTGGCGGTGATCGCCCCGATCGAAGGGACTCCCGCTTATCGGGCCGGCATCAAGGCCGGCGATTTCATCACCAAGGTGAACGACGAGCCGACCAAGGATCTGACGCTGATGGACGCCGTGCAGAAAATGCGCGGGCCCAAGGGGACGAAAGTCAGCTTGACGATCCAGCGCGACGGCGTCCAGGACCCGTTGGTGTTCACGTTGGTCCGGGATATCATCAAAATCGAAAGCGTGAAGTCCAAGGTCATCGACAACAACATCGGCTATATCCGCTTGACGCAGTTTCAGGAATCGACGGCGAAAGACCTGAGCCGTGTCCTCAAGCAGTTCCGGGAGCAGAAGCTGCAGTCCACCATTCTCGATCTGCGGAACAATCCCGGCGGGTTGCTGACGACGGCCGTGGACGTCTCCGAGCAATTCGTGGGCAACGGCAAATTGATCGTCTATATCAAAGGGCGCGATGGGCGCAAGGACGAATATTTTTCCCGGATCAAGGAGCCGATCGACGACTCTCCGATGATCGTGCTCGTGAACGAGGGCTCAGCCAGCGCCTCGGAGATCGTGGCCGGCGCGCTCCAGGACTGGGGGCGGGCGGTCATCGTGGGGACCACCACGTTCGGCAAGGGTTCGGTCCAGACCATTCTGCCGCTCGGGGACGGATCGGGGTTGCGGCTCACCACTGCGAAGTACTATACGCCGAAGGGACGATCCATCCAGTCGACCGGGATTACGCCCGACATCATCGTGAAGCCGCAGCCGACGACGGTGGCCAAGGCCTCCGAGAAGGAGGAGGGGAACCCCAAAGCGAAGCCCTCCGCGGGCAAAGAATCGCTGCCCCAACCAAAAACACCCGACGATCCGACGCGCAAGAACGGCTCGGGGGGGTCGAACCCCGGCCAAGACCCCGGCACGGAAACTTCCCTGGAAGATGACGTGCAGCTCCAGAAGGCCGTCGAGTTGCTCAAGACTTGGAAGATCTTCAAAGAGCTGCGACCGTCCACCTGA
- a CDS encoding thiazole synthase — protein MRSEDRGDRLIIAGREFKSRLWVGTGKYKDFIETQKAIEVSGADVVTVAVRRVNITDRSKENLLDYLDPKKYTILPNTAGCYTVEDAVRYARLARAAGVSDLVKLEVIGDERTLFPDTAGLIEAAKILIQEGFIVLPYTNDDPVVAKKLVDIGCPAVMPLAAPIGSGLGIRNPYNLKIILETVNVPVIVDAGVGTASDAALAMEYGADAVLMNTAIAGAKDPIVMAEAMKYAVHAGRLAYKAGRIPRKLYATASSPIEGML, from the coding sequence ATGCGATCAGAAGACCGAGGTGACCGGCTTATCATCGCCGGCCGTGAATTCAAGTCGCGACTCTGGGTCGGGACCGGGAAGTACAAGGACTTCATCGAAACGCAGAAAGCCATCGAGGTGTCCGGAGCCGACGTGGTGACGGTCGCGGTGCGACGGGTCAACATCACCGATCGGTCGAAGGAAAACTTGCTCGACTATCTGGACCCGAAGAAATACACGATTCTTCCGAATACGGCCGGCTGTTATACGGTTGAGGACGCGGTACGGTACGCGCGCTTGGCCAGAGCCGCCGGGGTCTCTGACCTGGTGAAGCTGGAGGTGATCGGGGACGAACGGACGTTGTTTCCCGACACGGCCGGGTTGATCGAAGCGGCCAAGATTCTCATTCAAGAAGGATTCATCGTGTTGCCTTATACCAACGACGATCCGGTCGTGGCCAAGAAACTGGTGGATATCGGATGCCCCGCCGTCATGCCGCTCGCCGCGCCGATCGGGTCCGGGCTCGGCATCAGGAATCCCTACAATCTCAAGATCATCTTGGAAACGGTGAACGTGCCCGTGATCGTCGACGCCGGGGTCGGGACGGCGTCAGACGCCGCCTTGGCGATGGAATACGGCGCCGATGCGGTGTTGATGAACACGGCGATCGCCGGCGCCAAAGATCCGATCGTGATGGCCGAAGCGATGAAATACGCCGTTCATGCCGGCCGGTTGGCCTATAAGGCCGGACGGATCCCCAGAAAGCTGTACGCCACCGCCAGCAGCCCGATCGAAGGCATGCTGTGA
- the thiS gene encoding sulfur carrier protein ThiS encodes MTDADIEIRVNGEVRRVNSGQTVADLLRELAIRPDRVAVEVNLEIVDRQEFERRGLQHGDRVEIISFIGGGAVSHQRSALSGWDLR; translated from the coding sequence ATGACGGATGCAGACATTGAAATCCGGGTAAACGGCGAGGTGCGCAGGGTGAATTCCGGGCAAACGGTGGCCGACTTGCTGCGCGAACTCGCCATCAGGCCGGATCGGGTAGCCGTCGAAGTGAACCTTGAGATAGTGGACCGGCAGGAGTTCGAACGCCGCGGGTTGCAGCACGGCGATCGCGTGGAAATCATCAGCTTTATCGGAGGGGGAGCAGTCAGTCATCAGCGGTCGGCACTCAGCGGATGGGATTTGCGCTGA
- the pafA gene encoding Pup--protein ligase yields the protein MRQRIFGLENEYGLIFSPNGRIYLPMEKVLGYIFEGLIPNSWPSNAFLVNGARFYQDTGCHPEYSTPECDNILDLVVHDKAGERLLEACLPAAEERLREEGLSGEIYIFKNNTDSLGNTYGCHENYLMRRDVDFWKVTEQLIPFFVTRQIYSGAGKVLKVSGKPQFFISQRAQHIHEKTSSSTTSSRSIINTRDEPHADAEKYRRLHIIVGDSNMSEYTTYLKVGTAALVLSMVEDGYAVSGMELEDPVKAIREISRDPTLKKKVKLDDGRQMTAVEIQRVYWERAHDYLKEQSHDATMDDVLARWGNVLDRLEEDPMQLTREVDWVSKKLLIQSYVDKRGCGWDDPRVFLMDLQYHDVKRTRGLYYLMESRGMIERVVDEESVQRAMSVPPQTTRAKVRGDFIRFARAKNRSYTVDWTYLKLNGYWEETILCMDPFSAVNRRVEELVSQVAGLRFYR from the coding sequence ATGAGACAACGGATCTTCGGTCTCGAGAACGAATACGGGCTGATTTTCTCGCCGAACGGCCGGATCTATCTTCCGATGGAAAAGGTCCTCGGCTATATCTTCGAGGGCCTTATTCCCAACAGCTGGCCCTCCAACGCCTTTCTGGTGAACGGCGCCCGCTTCTACCAGGACACCGGCTGCCATCCCGAGTACTCCACCCCCGAATGCGACAACATCCTGGACCTGGTGGTGCACGACAAGGCAGGGGAACGGCTGCTGGAAGCCTGTCTCCCGGCGGCGGAGGAACGGCTGAGAGAGGAGGGCCTGTCCGGGGAAATCTACATTTTCAAAAACAACACCGACTCGCTCGGCAACACCTACGGTTGCCATGAAAATTACCTGATGCGGCGCGACGTCGATTTCTGGAAGGTCACCGAGCAGTTGATCCCGTTTTTCGTCACGCGCCAGATCTACTCGGGCGCCGGCAAGGTGCTCAAGGTGTCCGGCAAGCCCCAGTTCTTCATCTCCCAGCGCGCGCAGCATATCCATGAGAAGACCTCGTCATCGACGACCTCGTCTCGCAGCATCATCAACACGCGCGATGAACCGCATGCGGACGCCGAAAAGTATCGCCGGTTGCACATCATCGTCGGCGATTCCAACATGTCCGAATATACGACCTACCTGAAGGTGGGCACCGCGGCGCTGGTGCTGTCGATGGTGGAGGACGGCTATGCGGTGAGCGGCATGGAATTGGAAGACCCGGTCAAGGCGATCCGGGAAATCTCGCGCGATCCGACGCTCAAGAAAAAGGTCAAGCTGGACGACGGACGGCAGATGACCGCCGTGGAAATCCAGCGGGTCTATTGGGAGCGAGCGCACGATTACCTGAAGGAACAATCGCACGACGCGACCATGGACGACGTGTTGGCCCGCTGGGGCAACGTGCTGGATCGATTGGAAGAAGACCCGATGCAGTTGACCCGCGAGGTGGATTGGGTGAGCAAGAAGCTCCTCATTCAATCCTACGTGGACAAGAGGGGGTGCGGCTGGGACGATCCCCGCGTGTTTCTGATGGACCTGCAGTACCACGATGTGAAGCGCACGCGCGGGTTGTACTATCTGATGGAGTCGCGCGGCATGATCGAGCGGGTCGTGGACGAAGAGTCAGTCCAGCGGGCCATGTCCGTGCCGCCCCAGACGACCCGCGCCAAAGTGCGCGGGGACTTCATCCGCTTTGCGCGGGCCAAGAATCGGTCCTACACGGTGGACTGGACCTACCTGAAGCTGAACGGCTACTGGGAAGAAACGATCCTCTGCATGGACCCCTTCAGCGCGGTGAACCGCCGTGTGGAAGAACTGGTTTCGCAAGTCGCCGGATTGCGGTTCTATCGATGA
- the arc gene encoding proteasome ATPase, translating into MHKNDEHLREVEKLRVQIQSMEEELRRLYQSRYQLEQATRQNEKLAATLQEAKAQIEALRAEVDKLTAPPSTYAIFSSVNKDGTANVYVSGRKMKVSIHPSIKSKELRKGQEVILNEALNVIEARGFDGQGEVVRLKDVIEGNRALVTLHFDEEKVAELGDPLTNERLSVGDHLLYDPRSGYVIEKLPKSEAEELVLEEVPDVDYSHIGGLQKEIEQVRDAVELPFLHPQLFAEYKLSAPKGVLLYGPPGCGKTLIAKAVANSIAKKLGHLTGKQIRSYFLHVKGPELLNKYVGESERQVREVFKKAKERASEGHPVIVFFDEMDALFRTRGTGISSDVESTIVPQFLSEIDGVERLRNVIVIGASNRQDLIDPAVLRAGRLDVKVKVSRPDATAARDIFSKYVTPDLPFDQDELQRHGGDARALVESLIGTTVDAMYATSEENKFIEVTYANGEKEILYFKDFASGALIEGIVSRAKKYAVKRAIAQEGRGIRSEDLIRAIREEFKEHEDLPNTTNPDDWAKIAGKKGEKIVHVRTISGGPAESRQIETISTGHYL; encoded by the coding sequence ATGCATAAGAACGACGAGCACCTTCGCGAAGTCGAAAAACTCCGCGTCCAGATCCAGTCGATGGAGGAGGAGCTGCGCCGCCTCTATCAGTCCCGTTATCAACTCGAGCAAGCCACCAGGCAAAATGAAAAACTGGCCGCCACGCTGCAGGAAGCGAAGGCTCAGATCGAAGCGTTGCGGGCCGAAGTGGACAAACTCACCGCGCCGCCCTCCACCTACGCCATCTTCTCGAGCGTGAACAAAGACGGCACGGCAAACGTGTACGTGTCCGGCCGGAAGATGAAGGTCAGCATTCATCCGTCGATCAAGAGCAAGGAGTTGCGCAAAGGGCAGGAAGTGATCCTGAACGAAGCGCTGAACGTCATCGAAGCACGCGGGTTCGACGGCCAGGGGGAAGTGGTGCGGCTAAAGGACGTCATCGAGGGCAACCGTGCGCTCGTCACGCTGCATTTCGACGAGGAGAAAGTCGCGGAGCTGGGCGATCCGCTCACGAACGAACGGCTCAGCGTCGGCGATCATCTGCTCTATGACCCGCGCTCCGGGTATGTGATCGAGAAACTCCCCAAGTCCGAGGCGGAGGAGTTGGTGCTGGAGGAAGTGCCGGATGTGGACTACAGCCACATCGGCGGGCTCCAGAAGGAAATTGAACAGGTTCGGGACGCGGTCGAGTTGCCGTTCTTGCACCCGCAGTTGTTCGCCGAATACAAGCTCAGCGCGCCGAAGGGGGTGCTGCTCTACGGGCCTCCCGGGTGCGGCAAGACGCTCATCGCGAAAGCGGTCGCGAACTCCATCGCCAAGAAACTGGGACACCTCACCGGCAAGCAGATCCGCAGCTACTTCCTGCATGTGAAGGGACCGGAGCTGCTGAACAAGTACGTCGGCGAGTCGGAGCGGCAGGTCCGGGAGGTGTTTAAGAAGGCGAAGGAACGGGCCTCGGAAGGTCACCCGGTCATCGTCTTCTTCGATGAAATGGACGCGCTGTTCCGCACCCGCGGCACCGGCATCTCGTCGGATGTCGAATCGACGATCGTGCCGCAGTTCCTCTCCGAAATCGACGGCGTGGAGCGGCTGCGCAACGTCATCGTGATCGGAGCCAGCAACCGGCAGGATCTCATCGATCCGGCGGTCCTGCGCGCCGGCCGGTTGGATGTGAAGGTGAAGGTCTCGCGCCCTGACGCCACGGCCGCCCGCGACATCTTTTCGAAGTATGTCACTCCCGATCTGCCGTTCGACCAGGACGAGTTACAGCGTCACGGCGGCGACGCCCGTGCGCTCGTGGAATCGTTGATCGGTACGACGGTGGACGCGATGTACGCCACATCCGAAGAGAACAAATTCATCGAAGTGACTTATGCCAACGGCGAGAAAGAAATTCTCTATTTCAAGGACTTTGCGAGCGGCGCCCTGATCGAGGGGATCGTCTCCCGAGCCAAGAAGTACGCGGTGAAGCGGGCCATCGCTCAGGAGGGAAGGGGAATCCGGTCGGAGGATCTCATACGGGCGATCCGCGAAGAGTTCAAGGAACACGAGGATCTTCCCAACACGACCAACCCCGACGATTGGGCCAAGATCGCCGGCAAGAAAGGCGAAAAGATCGTCCATGTCCGGACTATCAGCGGAGGTCCCGCGGAGTCCCGGCAAATTGAAACCATCAGCACGGGGCACTACCTCTGA
- the dop gene encoding depupylase/deamidase Dop yields the protein MPRVLGTETEFGIAARDANALDPVSNSLHLIGHYPSLPAPQAIWDYENENPLLDVRGFEVEGERERPSPDYNRQLNKVLANGGRLYVDGAHPEYSTPECTNPRELVAFERVGERIMEQCLREMAQARGKEQFVLYKNNSDGKGNSYGYHENYLLSRSVPFDRIVRVLTPFLVTRQIFAGSGKVGAENQTAPAEYQISQRADFFECLVDLNTMVKRPIINTRDEPHADPAKYRRLHVIVGDANMAELPTYLKVGTTAIVLDLIEGGAELPTMELDDPVQAVKQVSRDLDMKEPLKLADGRVTSAIGIQRIYLKAAMDFFACHELSQVTKDILVRWEEVLDKLERDPMLLVRELDWVAKRQMIRSYMERKGCGWDDPRVRLMDLQYHDIRREKGLYYTLERSNMIDRLVPDSEIVKAESTPPTGTRAYFRGRCVTKYARAVYGASWTSVLFDVGNTTIKKIPLMDPLRGTESLTYELLESCGSAESLLAKLTA from the coding sequence TTGCCGCGCGTTCTGGGTACAGAAACAGAATTCGGGATCGCCGCCAGGGATGCGAATGCACTCGACCCCGTTTCCAATTCACTCCATCTGATCGGCCATTATCCCTCGCTACCCGCGCCCCAGGCGATTTGGGATTACGAGAACGAGAATCCGCTGCTCGACGTTCGGGGCTTCGAGGTCGAGGGCGAGCGCGAGCGGCCCAGCCCGGATTACAACCGCCAGTTGAACAAGGTGCTCGCCAACGGCGGCCGCCTGTATGTGGACGGCGCGCATCCCGAGTATTCCACACCCGAGTGTACCAATCCCCGGGAACTGGTCGCGTTCGAACGGGTGGGCGAACGCATCATGGAGCAATGTCTGCGGGAGATGGCGCAGGCGCGCGGCAAGGAGCAGTTCGTCCTCTACAAAAACAACTCCGACGGCAAAGGAAACAGTTACGGGTACCATGAGAACTATCTGCTGTCGCGGTCGGTGCCGTTCGATCGGATCGTCCGGGTGTTGACCCCGTTTCTCGTCACCAGACAAATCTTCGCGGGTTCCGGCAAGGTCGGCGCCGAGAATCAGACCGCGCCGGCGGAGTATCAGATCTCTCAACGGGCCGATTTCTTCGAATGTCTGGTCGATCTCAATACGATGGTCAAGCGCCCGATCATCAATACCCGGGACGAACCGCACGCCGATCCGGCCAAGTATCGCCGCCTACACGTCATTGTCGGCGACGCCAACATGGCCGAACTCCCGACCTACCTGAAGGTCGGGACCACGGCGATCGTGCTGGATCTGATCGAAGGAGGGGCCGAGCTGCCGACGATGGAACTCGATGACCCGGTTCAGGCCGTCAAGCAAGTCTCGCGCGATCTGGACATGAAAGAACCCTTGAAACTGGCCGACGGCCGGGTGACCTCGGCGATCGGCATCCAACGGATCTATCTGAAGGCCGCGATGGACTTTTTCGCCTGTCATGAGCTGTCCCAGGTGACCAAGGACATCCTCGTGCGCTGGGAAGAAGTCCTGGATAAGCTGGAGCGCGATCCTATGCTGCTCGTCCGTGAACTGGACTGGGTGGCCAAACGGCAGATGATCCGTTCCTACATGGAGCGGAAGGGTTGCGGCTGGGATGACCCCCGCGTGCGTCTCATGGATCTCCAGTATCACGACATCCGCCGGGAGAAGGGTCTGTACTACACGCTCGAGCGCAGCAACATGATCGATCGGTTGGTGCCGGACAGCGAGATCGTCAAAGCGGAGTCGACCCCGCCGACCGGGACGAGAGCCTACTTCCGGGGCCGCTGCGTGACCAAGTATGCCAGGGCCGTCTACGGGGCGAGTTGGACGTCGGTCCTTTTCGACGTCGGCAACACGACCATCAAAAAGATCCCCTTGATGGATCCGTTGCGCGGCACGGAGTCTCTGACGTACGAATTGCTGGAAAGCTGCGGGTCGGCGGAGTCTCTCCTGGCCAAGTTGACCGCGTGA
- the prcA gene encoding proteasome subunit alpha, producing the protein MPLPYYVSPEQMMQDKAEYAKKGIAKGRSIIAMEYVDGVLLAADNPSASLHKVSEVYDSIAFAGAGKYSEFENLRKAGIRHADLKGYMYSREDVTARSLANGYSQSLGTIFSQELKPLEVEILVVQVGAAESPNEIYRISFDGSIFDEHNYAVIGGRAEALQNFLKERFPARVPTLKAALSLCVAALEHGANQKFMPEGLEVAVLDRTRQGRKFRRIPSSEIRQLISA; encoded by the coding sequence GTGCCGCTACCGTACTACGTCTCGCCCGAACAGATGATGCAGGACAAGGCGGAGTATGCCAAGAAGGGCATCGCCAAAGGCCGGTCGATCATCGCGATGGAATATGTCGATGGGGTGTTGCTGGCGGCCGACAATCCGAGCGCGTCGCTGCACAAGGTGTCCGAAGTCTACGACAGCATCGCCTTCGCCGGCGCCGGCAAATACAGCGAGTTCGAAAACCTGCGGAAGGCGGGCATTCGTCACGCGGACCTCAAGGGCTACATGTACAGCCGGGAGGACGTCACGGCCCGCTCCCTCGCCAACGGCTATTCGCAGAGCTTGGGAACGATCTTCAGCCAGGAGTTGAAGCCGTTGGAAGTGGAAATCCTCGTCGTGCAGGTCGGCGCGGCCGAGAGTCCGAACGAAATCTACCGCATCTCGTTCGACGGCAGCATCTTCGACGAACACAACTACGCCGTCATCGGAGGACGGGCGGAGGCGCTACAGAATTTCCTGAAAGAGCGGTTTCCCGCCCGGGTGCCGACGCTCAAGGCGGCCCTCTCCCTGTGTGTCGCGGCGCTCGAACACGGGGCCAACCAGAAGTTCATGCCGGAAGGGCTGGAAGTCGCCGTCTTGGACCGTACCCGCCAGGGCCGCAAATTCCGCCGCATCCCGTCGTCCGAAATCCGCCAACTGATCTCCGCCTGA